CGCCGAACCCGGTCGCGACGAAGACGTGTTTCGCCCCCGGACCCGCGGGGCCGACGAACGGCACGGTATCGACCGAGACGTAGTCCTGCGTCGACCAGCGGTACTCGATCGACGCCACGGAAAAATGGTCGCGCGTCCAGCGGGCCAGTCGGCGGTACCGGTCGGCGGTCGAACCGCCCTGTCCGGTTTTGTGGTTCTCACCGCCGACTAACAACAGCGTCTCGTCGTCCCCGCGGTACGTGCGAACCGACCGGTACGAGTCGTCGTCCCGGTAGTACATTCCCTCGGGTGGCTCGTCCTGGAGCCTGACGCCCAGGACGTACGACCGTTTCGGGTACAGTCGGGTGAAGAACCCAACCCGATCGAGGAGCGGAAAGCCGGTGGCGAGGACGACCCGGTCAGCCTGCACCGTCCCGTTCGGCGTTTCGACGCGTGGCTGGTTCCCCGGAGCGATGTCGGTCACGCGCGTTCGTTCGTGAATGCGAACCCCATCCTTCGGAGCGAGCGCGCTGGCGAGGCCGAGCAGATACTTCCGCGGGTGAAACCAGGCCTGGTCGTCGAACTTGACGGCCGCCGCGGCGCGCTCGAACGGCGGCACCGATTTGACGAAAGACGCGGGGAGGCCGGCTTCCTGAGCGGCGTTGGCCTCCCGTCGGAATCCGTCGGGGTCGTCGCCGTAGCAATAGGACGGCTGGCGTTCGAACCCGCAGTCGATCTCGAGGTCGTTCACCCGCGACTCGATGGTGTCGATAGCGGCCTCGTTGACCCGGGCGTACGTCCGCGCCGTCTCCCGCCCGAACTCCCGACGCAAGTGATCGTACCGCAGGCCGTGCTGGCTCGTGACTTTCGCCGTCGACTTGCCCGTCACGCCAGATGCGATCCGGTCGCGCTCGAGGACGATCACCGACAAATCGCGCTCCCTGAGTTCGTACGCCGTCGAGAGGCCGGTGATTCCGGCGCCGACGACGCAGACGTCGGCCGTCGCGTCACCCTCGAGCGCCGGGTAGGTCCCATCGGGGGTCGTCGCGAGCCACGGGGAGGTCGGTTCGCCGGGGAGGGTCTCGTCGTCGTGGAAGGATGGAGGCTCGACCATCGTCTCGTCTCGATACTCGTCGCCGAGGGAGAAAAAACGGGTGTGCGTCGAGGGAGAAAACGAGGTGCGCCGAGGGAGAGAAAACGGGTGTGCGTCGAGGGAGAAAACGAGGTGCGCCGAGGGAGACGACCTAGTTGGGTTCGATCACCCGAGCAATTCCGGCACCCCGTCCACCGACTCGAGGACCGCGGCGGCCCCCTCCGCGTCGTACTTCCGGCGGCCCTGCTCACCGGTCAGTCCGCCCGTGAGGACGCCGATACCGAAGTACTCGCGGTCGGGGTCGGGGTCGGCATCCGCGGCGTTCGTCGCCGTCCGGACGTCGTCGAGCGTATCGCCCACGAAGACGACCGAGTCCGCCTGGAAGCGGTCGGCGAGGGTCATCAGAGCCCGCGGGTGCGGTTTGCCCTCCTCCCAGTCGTCCATCGTGAAGCGATGCTCGGCCGGGACGTCGAGCCCCGCGCGCTCGAGGGCAATCTCGGCTTCAGCGGCCGGCCTGCCGGTGACGATTCCCACGTCGTAGCCCTCGGTGAGGTGTTCGCGGGTCTCGTCGGCGAGCAACAGCGGCTCGTCGTGGATGAACCCACGGGTTTCGAGGTCCGAGTCCGGTTCGTCGCCCTCGAGTCCGCGGTAGAGGTCGCTTCCGAGGTAGAGCTGTTGAAAGACGTCCTGGAGTCGCTCGCAGTCCCACCGCTGCTTGATTCGCTCGGTGGCTCGAGCGCCGCACTCCTCACGGACGACGGACTCGGCTGCCTCGAGACCGCCGCCCGCGTCGGCGATGGCGTCAGTGAAGTCCTCGATCGACTGCTGGAAGCCCTCGCCGGTGGCCAGCAGGTAGAGCGCTGCGGCGTAAGTGAGTTCCCAGTCGTTGTTGAACCCGCCCGCGTCCTTGAACAGCTGAATGTCGTCTTTCTCGATGGTCCGGCCGTAGACGTGATCGATAGACTCGACGATGGCCCGTCGGTAGGAGTCGGCGACGTCGACGATCACTCCGTCGATGTCGAGGACGACGGCGTCTGCGTGCATAGCTGATTCCTGGATGGCCTGCCGTATGGACGTATCGACTTTCGGCGTCGCGTGGCGGCGACAGTCGACGTCGTGCGTTGGCGGCTTTCGGCGTCGTGCGCTGGCGGCTTTCGGCGTCTTGCGCCGGGGCGGTCGAGCACGCAAGCGTTCGCTGTCACCTCCATCGGTCCAGAGACGACACTTTAAACCCGAGCACGACCGAACGGAGGGCAATGAACGTCGAGGACCTCTCGGGGCTGCCCCCCGGTGCCCGCGAGCACTTCCGCGAGGAGGGGATCGAGGAACTGTACCCGCCCCAAGCGGCGGCCGTCGAGGCGGGCATCCTCGAGGGCGACAGCCTCGTCGCTGCAGTGCCGACCGCGAGCGGGAAGACGATGATCGCCGCCCTCTCGATGCTGTCGGCTATCGAACGCGGCGGGAAGGCACTCTACATCGTTCCGCTCCGGGCGCTCGCGAGCGAGAAGAAAGTCGAGTTCGACGCGTTCGAACGGTTCGGCGTGACGACGGGCGTCACCACGGGCAACTACGAGTCGACGAGCGAATGGCTGGCCACGAAGGACCTGATCGTCGCCACGAGCGAGAAGGTCGACTCGCTCGTACGCAACGGCGCCGAGTGGCTCTCGGAGTTGACCTGCGTCGTGAGCGACGAGGTGCACCTGATCGACGACCGCAACCGGGGACCGACGCTCGAGGTAACGCTGGCCAAACTCCGGCAACTCAACCCGTCCCTCCAGGTCGTCGCACTGTCGGCGACGGTCGGTAACGCCGACGAGATCGCCGGCTGGCTCGACGCCGAGCTGGTCGACAGCGACTGGCGCCCGATCGACCTCCAGACGGGCGTCCACTACGGCAACGCCCTCCACTTCGACGATGGGACGAACCGTGAAGTGCCCGTCGAGGGCTCGGAGAAGCAAGAGGAAGCCCTCGTCAGGGACATCCTCGAGGAGAGCGGCTCCTCGCTCGTGTTCGTCAATTCGCGGCGGAACGCAGAGGCGGCGGCCCGCCGGTTAGCGCGGACGAGCGGTCCCCAGCTCACGCCCGACGAACGAGGACGACTCGCCGACCTGGCGACCGAGATCCGGGACGTGAGCGACACCGAAACGAGCGACGACCTCGCGACCTGCGTCGAACAGGGCTCGGCGTTTCATCACGCCGGCCTGGCAAGCGAGCACCGGACGCTGGTCGAGGACGCCTTCCGGGATCGGCTTCTCAAGGTCATCTCCGCGACGCCGACCCTCGCCGCCGGCGTCAACACACCCGCTCGCCGCGTCGTCGTTCGCGACTGGCGGCGCTTCGATGCCACCGCCGGTGGGATGGCCCCCCTGAACGTCCTCGAGGTCCACCAGATGATGGGACGGGCCGGTCGTCCAGGACTCGATCCCTACGGCGAGGCTGTCCTGCTCGCGAAGAACCACGACGAGATGGACGACCTCTTCGAGCGCTACATCTGGGCCGACCCCGAGGACGTTCGCTCGAAACTCGCCGCCGAGCCCGCCCTCCGGACGCACGTGTTGGCCACGGTCGCGTCCGGGTTCGCCACCACGCGCGAGGGCCTGCTCTCGTTTCTCTCGGATACACTCTACGCCAGCCAGTCGGGCGAGGCCGGTCGTCTCGAGAACGTCACCGACGACGTGCTGGGGTACCTCGAGCGAAACGACTTTATCGAGCGCGAGGGGGGCGGGAACGGGAACGGAAGCGAAACAGAACCCGTCGACGAGGGCGCGTTCGTCTCCGCAGCCGACCTCGCCGAGTCCGACTCGAGCGACGAGGAGATCACGCTCCGGGCGACGAGCCTCGGCCACACCGTCTCGCGGCTCTACCTCGATCCGATGAGTGCCGCCGAAATCGTCCACGGGCTCGAATCTGCAGACGAACGACCCACGCCCCTCGGCCTGTACCAGCTGATCGCCCGCACGCCGGACATGTACGAACTCTACCTCCGGTCGGGCGAGGACGAGAAGTTCGGCGAGCTGTTCTACGAGCGCGAGGCCGAGTTGCTCGGCGACGCCCCGAGCGAGTACGAGGACGCCCGCTTCGAGGACTGGCTCGCCGCCCTCAAGACCGGGAAACTACTCGAAGACTGGGCTGAGGAGGACGACGAGGATCGGCTCACCGATCGCTACAAGATCGGGCCGGGCGACCTGCGCGGGAAGGTCGACACGGCCGAGTGGCTCCTGGGCGCAGCGGAGTCGCTGGCCGGCGAAATCGGCAGCGAGTGGACGGTCGCGGTGCGGGAGGCCCGCGCCCGCGTCGAACACGGCGTCCGCGAGGACCTGCTCGAACTGGTCGGGATCCGCGGCGTCGGTCGCAAACGGGCGCGACAGCTGTACGCCGCGGGGCTCGAGACGCCCGCGGACCTCCGGGCGGCGGACAAGGGCATCGTTCTCGGCGCGCTCAGGGGGGAGAAGACCGCGGAGACGATCCTCGAGAATGCGGGTCGCGAGGACCCGTCGATGGGCGGCGTCGAACCGCGGGCGCCTGACGGGTCGTCCCGAAGTGGTGGCGGCGGTGGCGCCAGCGAGGGCGTCGAATCCGCCGGCGACGACGGCAGCGACGATGACGACGAAACGCAGGCCTCGCTGGGTGATTTCTGATGGAGCTACTCGCGGGCCGACTCCACGTGGACAACCTCGATTCGTTCGTCGCGGACCTCGGCGGGATTGGCGATACACACGACGTGACGATCCAGGCGTTCGACGCCCGGTACGTCGCGGGTCGACGCCACCTCGAGCGAGCCGTCGCCCTCGCGGATCGAGCCATCGAGCGTGGCGAGAACATCGCCCGCGACCGGGCCGTCGAGATACTGTGCTACGCCGCCGGACGACGCCAGATCGATCGCGCCCTCGAGATGGGCGTCGACGAGGGGGAATCCGACGTGGTCGTCCTGGTCGACGGAGCGGGTAACGAACTCGCGACGCGGACCGACCTCGAGGATAGATTTGGCCTCGAGTCCGTGTCGACGCTCGAGACGGCGGACGGAGACGTAGACGCGGACGCGGAGATAGACGTGGGCGTGGACGCAGGCGTGGACCCAGACGTAGACGCAGACCCGGACACCCTGCGTTCGTTCTTCGAAATCAGCGACGCCGAGCGATCGGCGACGACGGCGAGCCTCCAGGACCTCGTGTGCGAACGGGTTGCGTTGCTCGAGGTCGAGAAGTAGTTCGGACGACGGCGGCAAGCGAATCAGATGACGGCGTACAGCACCGCACCCGCAAGCGCACCCGCGAGCGTCGCGAGGAAGTTCACGCTCTGGTTGCCGAGGAGGTCACCCTCGAGGGTCGCTCCCAGAACGCTGTCGGTGGTCATCCCCAGGAAGCCGGCAACGCCGATGACGAGCGCCCCCATGTGCCCGACGCCGGGATACGCCACGTAGCTCATGCCCGCAATCGCGGCCGCACCGACGATGCCGGCGAGTTCGCCTTGCCAGGTGACGCCGCCGTCGGTTCCTGGTTCGACGCGCTCGAACGTCGTGATCAGCCGCGGCGCGTCGTAGACGCCCCCGATCTCGCTTGAGAGCGTGTCGCTGAGCGCGGTCGCGATCGACCCAGCGAATGCGAATAGAAAGAGGTCGGGGTCAACGGCGAGCAGGTCGGCTTCGCTGGCAGCGAACCCGACGACGGCGACGAGTGCGGCCGCGGTGTTGCCGATCACGTTCGAGCTCCCGCGTGCGCCGTCGTTTTCCTCGGCGACGCCGCGGTCGGTCTTTTGCTCGTATCGGAACCGCGTCGAGAGGCTTCCCACGCCGAAGAACGTGATGAGGACGGCGAACCAGCCGTAGTCGCCGAGG
This region of Natronosalvus halobius genomic DNA includes:
- the cgi121 gene encoding KEOPS complex subunit Cgi121, whose amino-acid sequence is MELLAGRLHVDNLDSFVADLGGIGDTHDVTIQAFDARYVAGRRHLERAVALADRAIERGENIARDRAVEILCYAAGRRQIDRALEMGVDEGESDVVVLVDGAGNELATRTDLEDRFGLESVSTLETADGDVDADAEIDVGVDAGVDPDVDADPDTLRSFFEISDAERSATTASLQDLVCERVALLEVEK
- a CDS encoding TIGR01548 family HAD-type hydrolase, with the protein product MHADAVVLDIDGVIVDVADSYRRAIVESIDHVYGRTIEKDDIQLFKDAGGFNNDWELTYAAALYLLATGEGFQQSIEDFTDAIADAGGGLEAAESVVREECGARATERIKQRWDCERLQDVFQQLYLGSDLYRGLEGDEPDSDLETRGFIHDEPLLLADETREHLTEGYDVGIVTGRPAAEAEIALERAGLDVPAEHRFTMDDWEEGKPHPRALMTLADRFQADSVVFVGDTLDDVRTATNAADADPDPDREYFGIGVLTGGLTGEQGRRKYDAEGAAAVLESVDGVPELLG
- a CDS encoding ATP-dependent DNA helicase, which codes for MNVEDLSGLPPGAREHFREEGIEELYPPQAAAVEAGILEGDSLVAAVPTASGKTMIAALSMLSAIERGGKALYIVPLRALASEKKVEFDAFERFGVTTGVTTGNYESTSEWLATKDLIVATSEKVDSLVRNGAEWLSELTCVVSDEVHLIDDRNRGPTLEVTLAKLRQLNPSLQVVALSATVGNADEIAGWLDAELVDSDWRPIDLQTGVHYGNALHFDDGTNREVPVEGSEKQEEALVRDILEESGSSLVFVNSRRNAEAAARRLARTSGPQLTPDERGRLADLATEIRDVSDTETSDDLATCVEQGSAFHHAGLASEHRTLVEDAFRDRLLKVISATPTLAAGVNTPARRVVVRDWRRFDATAGGMAPLNVLEVHQMMGRAGRPGLDPYGEAVLLAKNHDEMDDLFERYIWADPEDVRSKLAAEPALRTHVLATVASGFATTREGLLSFLSDTLYASQSGEAGRLENVTDDVLGYLERNDFIEREGGGNGNGSETEPVDEGAFVSAADLAESDSSDEEITLRATSLGHTVSRLYLDPMSAAEIVHGLESADERPTPLGLYQLIARTPDMYELYLRSGEDEKFGELFYEREAELLGDAPSEYEDARFEDWLAALKTGKLLEDWAEEDDEDRLTDRYKIGPGDLRGKVDTAEWLLGAAESLAGEIGSEWTVAVREARARVEHGVREDLLELVGIRGVGRKRARQLYAAGLETPADLRAADKGIVLGALRGEKTAETILENAGREDPSMGGVEPRAPDGSSRSGGGGGASEGVESAGDDGSDDDDETQASLGDF
- a CDS encoding FAD-dependent oxidoreductase, with protein sequence MVEPPSFHDDETLPGEPTSPWLATTPDGTYPALEGDATADVCVVGAGITGLSTAYELRERDLSVIVLERDRIASGVTGKSTAKVTSQHGLRYDHLRREFGRETARTYARVNEAAIDTIESRVNDLEIDCGFERQPSYCYGDDPDGFRREANAAQEAGLPASFVKSVPPFERAAAAVKFDDQAWFHPRKYLLGLASALAPKDGVRIHERTRVTDIAPGNQPRVETPNGTVQADRVVLATGFPLLDRVGFFTRLYPKRSYVLGVRLQDEPPEGMYYRDDDSYRSVRTYRGDDETLLLVGGENHKTGQGGSTADRYRRLARWTRDHFSVASIEYRWSTQDYVSVDTVPFVGPAGPGAKHVFVATGFGGWGMTNGTAAGQLLAETIADDAPTPRALETFDPLRFTPKPSLPKTLTENADAASQFVTDWARTLLSPAVASIESGEGRVLRRGPKPIAAARDDEGDLHAVSAICTHTYCVVDWNDGECTWDCPCHGSRFSPDGTLLEGPATEDLEPAERDLE